DNA sequence from the Amycolatopsis sp. Hca4 genome:
GCCGAGCACGAGTTCCACGAGCGGCAGCGCGACGGCCACCACGTTCGCGAGTGCGTCCGGCAACACCTGGTAGGCCTGCACGGCGATCAGCGTCTGACCGGGATCCGCCAGCTTGAGCGCACCGGAAACGAGCCAGACGGCCGCCAGCCCGAGCCGGGCGAGCGTGCCGACGGTGTTCAGCACGGGTTGGGACGGTCGCACCACGCACTTAGGCTAACGGGGGGACCTGAGAACAACGTGAGGCGGAGGGAGCGGCCGGATGCGGTGGCGCATGCTCCTCGGCTCGGCGTTGTTGCTGGTCACGGTGTCGGCGTGCGGTCCGGCGCAGGTGTCGCCCACCGACTCGCTCGTCACCCGGGCGAGTGCCGCGGATCACCTGACCATCGGCATCCGGTTCGACGCGCCGGGGCTCTCGGAGCACACGATCGACGGCCGGTTCGTCGGGTTCGACGTCGATGTCGCGACTTTCGTCGCTTCGGAGCTCGGCGTCGCGGCGAAGGACATCACGTGGCGCGAAACGACGTCGGCGACCCGGGAGACGGACCTCACTTCCGGCGCCGTCGACCTGGTCGTGGCGAGCTACTCGATCACCGACAAGCGGAAGGAGGTCGTGGCGTTCGCCGGTCCCTACTTCACCACCGGGCAGGACCTGCTGGTGCGAAAGACGTCGGCCGACATCTCCGGGCCGGAGGCGCTCAACGGGCGGCGGCTGTGCTCGGTCACCGGGTCGACGCCGGCGCAGCAGGTGAAGGACAAGTTCGCCCAGGCCGTCCAGCTGGTCGAGTACCCGCGGTACTCCGACTGCGTGACCGCGCTGCTCGCCGGGCAGATCGACGCGGTGACCACGGACGCGGCGATCCTGGCCGGCTACGTCGCCCGCGACCCGGAGCTGCTGAAGATCGTCGGGAAGCCGTTCTCGAAGGAGAACTACGGCGTCGGCCTGCGCAAGGGCGACACCCAGGGCGTCGCCGCGGTCGACGACGCGATCCGGAAGATGATCTCCTCCGGCGAATGGCTGCGCTCGCTCAACGCGAACATCGGCCCGTCCGGCTACCAGCTGCCCCCACCCCCCGAGGTCACCGAGAAGTGAAGCTGCCCGACCTGCCGGTCCGGTCCGTGCTGCCCGACGTCGTCGCCGCGCTGGAGCGGCGCGGCGCCGCGGTGCTCGTCGCGCCGCCCGGCACGGGGAAGACGACGCTGGTCCCGCTCGCCCTGGCGTCGGCGGGCGAGGGCCGGGTGGTGGTCGCCGAGCCGCGGCGGCTGGCGGCGCGCGCGGCGGCCGCGCGGATGGCGGCGATCCTCGGGGAGCCGGTCGGCGAGACCGTCGGGTACGCCGTGCGCGGCGACCGGAAGGTGTCCGCGCGGACCCGCATCGAGGTGGTGACGTCCGGGCTGCTGGTGCGGCGTGTGCAGGGCGACCCCGAGCTGCCGGGCGTCTCGACGGTGCTGCTCGACGAGTGCCACGAGCGGCACCTGGACGCCGACCTGCTGCTGGCGCTGCTCCTGGACGTCCGCGCCGGGCTGCGCGAGGACCTGCGGCTGCTGGCGACGTCGGCGACGGTCGCGTCCGGGCGCCTGGCGGCCCTGCTCGGCGACGCCCCGGTGGTGACGGCGACGGCGCGGACCTTCCCGGTCGAGTTCTCGTACGTCCCGCCGGCCCGTGGCGAGCGCGTCGAGGCGTGTGTCGCGCGGGCGGTGCGGACGGCGTTGTCTTCGGGCGACGGCGACGTGCTGGCCTTCCTCCCCGGGGCCGGCGAGATCGCCCGCACTTCGGGGTTGCTGCGTCTGTCCGATGTGGACGTCCTCCCGTTGCACGGCCGGTTGTCGGCGGCGCACCAGGACGACGCGCTGCGGCCGCGTTCGCGGCGCCGGGTGGTGCTGGCGACGGCGGTGGCGGAGTCGAGCCTGACCGTGCCGGGGGTGCGCGCGGTGGTGGACTCGGGGCTGGCCCGCGTGCCGCGCGTCGACCACCGGCGCGGGCTGCCGGGCCTGGCGACGGTGCGCGTTTCGGCGGCGGTGGCCGCGCAGCGGTCCGGCCGCGCGGGCCGGGAGGCGCCGGGGCGGGCGTACCGCTGCTGGGCCGAACACGAGCAGGCGACGCTGCCGGCGTACCCCGAGCCGGAGATCCGCACGGCCGAGCTCGCCCGGCTGGCGCTGGAACTGGCGTGCTGGTCGACCCCGGACGGCAGCGGGCTGGCCTGGTGGGACCCGCCGGGCGAAGGCGCGCTGGCGGCCGGCCGGGCGTTGCTGGTGACGCTGGGCGCGACGGCCGCGGACGGCACGGTCACCTCGCGCGGACGGCGGATGGCGGAGCTCGGCCTGCACCCGCGCCTGGCCCGCGCGCTGCTGGACGGTTCTTCGGAGGTCGGCGCCCGCAACGCGGCGGAGGTCGTGGCGCTGCTGGACGCGGGCGCGACGCTGACGGACGTGGCCGCGGAGCTGCGCCGCCTCCGCTCGGCGGCGGACGAGGGTTCGCGGCGCTGGAAGCGCGAGGTCCAGCGACTGGAGGGTCTGGTGTCCCGCAACCGGACCACCCGCTCCCCGTCCACCAGCAGTTCCGCCCCCGATCACGCGACTTCCGCCCTCGGCCACGCGAGATCCGCCCCCGATCACGCGAGCTCCGCCCTCGACCGCACGACTTCCGGCTCCGATCACGCGAGTTCCGCCTCTGATCACGCGAGATCCGGCTCCGATCACGCGAGTTCCGTTCCCGCGTCCGGCGGCCACCGCCCCGATCCCGCGCTGGTCGTCGCCCTCGCGCACCCCGAGCGGCTCGCCCGGCGGCGGCCCGGTGGCGCGCCCGTCTACCTGATGGCCGGCGGCACCGCCGCCGAACTCCCGCCCGGCAGCGGCCTCGACGCCGAGTGGCTGGCCGTCGCCGAAGCCACCCGCGACCCCGGCCGCGTCCACGGCACCATCCGCCTCGCCGCGGCCGCCGACGAAGCCCTCGCCGTCAAGGCCGGCTCGGTGTCCGAAGTGGACGAAGTGAGCTGGGACGGCGACGTCGTCGCCCGGCGGGTGCGCAGGCTCGGCGCCATCGTCCTGTCCGAGAAGCCGCTCAAGAACGCGGACGTCCACGATGCCCTCGTCACCGGGTTGCGCACCGAGGGCCTCGGCCTCCTCAAGTGGAGCCAGGACGCGACCCGGCTGCGGGAGCGGATGGCGTTCCTGCACCGCGTCCTCGGGCCGCCGTGGCCGCCGGTGGACGACACCGCGCTGCTGTCCGATGTGGACAGCTGGCTGGACCTCGGCACCGCGCGCCGGAAGGCCGACCTGGCGAACATCAACGCCGGCACCGCACTGAAGGCGCTGCTCCCCTGGCCGGAGGCGGCGAAGCTGGACGACCTCGCCCCGGACCGGCTCGAAGTGCCGTCGGGCTCGCACATCCGCGTCGACTACCGCGGTGACCAGCCGGTGCTGGCCGTCAAGCTGCAGGAGACGTTCGGCTGGACCGAAACCCCGGTGCTCGCCGGCGTCCCGGTGGTGCTGCACCTGCTCTCCCCGGCCGGCCGCCCGGCCGCGATCACCGCCGACCTCGCGTCGTTCTGGACGTCCGGCTACCCGGCCGTGCGCGCCGACCTGCGCGGCCGCTACCCGAAGCACCCGTGGCCGGAGGACCCGGCGGCCGCGGTCCCGACCCGCCACACCCGCCGCCGCACCTGACGAAAGTCGGGGGCGGCTCGCGACCGTCGTCCGATGCCCGCGCACCCCCGCGGACCGCAGACTTCGAAGCATGATCACACTTCGGGGACTCACGAAGCGCTACGGGGAGAAAACCGTCGTCGATGCCCTCACCTGCGACGTCGCGCCGGGCCAGGTGACCGGGTTCCTCGGCCCGAACGGCGCGGGAAAGTCGACGACCATGCGGATGACGGTCGGGCTCGACCACCCGCAGGAGGGCGAGGTCCTGGTCGGCGGCCGGCGCTACGCCGAGCTGCGGCACCCGCTGCGCGAGGTCGGTGCGCTGCTCGACGCCAAGGCCCTGCACCCCGGCCGCAGCGCCGGGAAGCACCTGCTGGCCATGGCCCGCAGCAACGGCATCGCGGCGGGCCGCGTCGAGGAGGTGCTGGCGACGGTCGGGCTGTCCGACGTCGCCGGCAAGCGGGCCGGGCAGTTCTCGCTGGGCATGGGCCAGCGGCTGGGCATCGCGGGCGCGCTGCTCGGCGACCCGGGGGTGCTGCTGTTCGACGAGCCGGTCAACGGCCTCGACCCGGACGGCGTCCGCTGGGTCAGGCAGCTCATGCGCGCACTGGCGGCCGAGGGGCGGACGGTGTTCGTGTCCAGCCACCTGATGAGCGAGATGCAGCTGACGGCGGACCACCTGGTGGTGATCGGCAAGGGCAGGCTGCTGGCCGACGCCCCGGTGCCGGAGTTCATCAAGGGCCATTCCCGCACCATGGTTTCCGTCCGCATCCCGGCCGAAGCCGAGCGCTCCACTTTGGACGCCCGGTTGCGCGCCGAAGGCGGGTTGACGCATCCGGGAGAGCCGGGCGAGCTGCTGGTGGACGGCGTCGACGTCACCCGCGTCGGTGATCTGGCGCACGAGCTGGGGATCCGCGTGCACGGGCTGGCGGAGCGGACGGCATCGCTCGAGCAGGCGTACATGGAGTTGACGGCTTCTTCGGTGGAATACGGGGTATCGGCATGACTTCACCGGTCGCACTGCACGGCGGCGGGCTGCCGGGAGCGGTGGCAGCGGAGTGGACGAAGCTCTGGTCGGTCCGGGCAACGTGGTGGTGCCTGGCGACGGGGACGGCGTTGATGCTGGGCTACGGAACGTTGTCGGCCATCGCCCAGCACTACGAAACCGACCCGCAGAGCGCAAACACCATCACCCTGGGCGGCGCGGTGTACTTGGCCCAGTTCGCGGTGATAGCGCTGGCGACGCTATTCGTGACGAGCGAGTACACGGGCGGCGGAATCCGCTCGACGTTGCTGTGGACCCCGGTACGCGCCAGGGTGGCGCAGGCA
Encoded proteins:
- a CDS encoding glutamate ABC transporter substrate-binding protein: MRWRMLLGSALLLVTVSACGPAQVSPTDSLVTRASAADHLTIGIRFDAPGLSEHTIDGRFVGFDVDVATFVASELGVAAKDITWRETTSATRETDLTSGAVDLVVASYSITDKRKEVVAFAGPYFTTGQDLLVRKTSADISGPEALNGRRLCSVTGSTPAQQVKDKFAQAVQLVEYPRYSDCVTALLAGQIDAVTTDAAILAGYVARDPELLKIVGKPFSKENYGVGLRKGDTQGVAAVDDAIRKMISSGEWLRSLNANIGPSGYQLPPPPEVTEK
- a CDS encoding ATP-dependent RNA helicase, producing MKLPDLPVRSVLPDVVAALERRGAAVLVAPPGTGKTTLVPLALASAGEGRVVVAEPRRLAARAAAARMAAILGEPVGETVGYAVRGDRKVSARTRIEVVTSGLLVRRVQGDPELPGVSTVLLDECHERHLDADLLLALLLDVRAGLREDLRLLATSATVASGRLAALLGDAPVVTATARTFPVEFSYVPPARGERVEACVARAVRTALSSGDGDVLAFLPGAGEIARTSGLLRLSDVDVLPLHGRLSAAHQDDALRPRSRRRVVLATAVAESSLTVPGVRAVVDSGLARVPRVDHRRGLPGLATVRVSAAVAAQRSGRAGREAPGRAYRCWAEHEQATLPAYPEPEIRTAELARLALELACWSTPDGSGLAWWDPPGEGALAAGRALLVTLGATAADGTVTSRGRRMAELGLHPRLARALLDGSSEVGARNAAEVVALLDAGATLTDVAAELRRLRSAADEGSRRWKREVQRLEGLVSRNRTTRSPSTSSSAPDHATSALGHARSAPDHASSALDRTTSGSDHASSASDHARSGSDHASSVPASGGHRPDPALVVALAHPERLARRRPGGAPVYLMAGGTAAELPPGSGLDAEWLAVAEATRDPGRVHGTIRLAAAADEALAVKAGSVSEVDEVSWDGDVVARRVRRLGAIVLSEKPLKNADVHDALVTGLRTEGLGLLKWSQDATRLRERMAFLHRVLGPPWPPVDDTALLSDVDSWLDLGTARRKADLANINAGTALKALLPWPEAAKLDDLAPDRLEVPSGSHIRVDYRGDQPVLAVKLQETFGWTETPVLAGVPVVLHLLSPAGRPAAITADLASFWTSGYPAVRADLRGRYPKHPWPEDPAAAVPTRHTRRRT
- a CDS encoding ATP-binding cassette domain-containing protein, coding for MITLRGLTKRYGEKTVVDALTCDVAPGQVTGFLGPNGAGKSTTMRMTVGLDHPQEGEVLVGGRRYAELRHPLREVGALLDAKALHPGRSAGKHLLAMARSNGIAAGRVEEVLATVGLSDVAGKRAGQFSLGMGQRLGIAGALLGDPGVLLFDEPVNGLDPDGVRWVRQLMRALAAEGRTVFVSSHLMSEMQLTADHLVVIGKGRLLADAPVPEFIKGHSRTMVSVRIPAEAERSTLDARLRAEGGLTHPGEPGELLVDGVDVTRVGDLAHELGIRVHGLAERTASLEQAYMELTASSVEYGVSA